A region from the Engraulis encrasicolus isolate BLACKSEA-1 chromosome 18, IST_EnEncr_1.0, whole genome shotgun sequence genome encodes:
- the LOC134468754 gene encoding uncharacterized protein LOC134468754 — MATAETNQDFQLIIPKDEIVLKDIGVDVTLGCHLSPSISAVAMEIRWFKETDCIYLYVNGDTKSAELLYPARTYKGRVNVDPKRLQRGDVSLTLRGFYESDRGVYTCQVISGECTHERRLKLENYTWPWDAAVFRFRMWAKRLQWREITDDERHRMGRTAQLLTVQMFQGKVKVKDQVNVQLMNPIESGANNTSLEQPQPEVQMKQSEEQLQKCRHIIITSLSGSTVKSLLDGLQSIPVISSMEAEEILQKTSVVHEQARSLIDTVLKKGDKASNILLSLLEKLDPFTYDKLGL; from the coding sequence ATGGCCACTGCAGAGACAAACCAAGACTTTCAACTAATCATTCCTAAAGACGAAATAGTTCTGAAGGATATTGGTGTTGATGTCACACTGGGCTGTCACCTCTCTCCTTCAATCAGTGCTGTTGCTATGGAGATCAGGTGGTTTAAGGAGACAGACTGTATATACCTGTATGTGAATGGTGACACAAAGTCTGCTGAGCTGCTCTATCCTGCGAGGACCTACAAGGGCAGAGTGAATGTGGACCCCAAGCGGCTACAGAGAGGAGACGTGTCTCTCACACTGAGGGGGTTTTATGAGTCTGATAGAGGTGTGTACACGTGCCAGGTCATCAGTGGAGAATGCACACATGAGAGAAGACTCAAGTTGGAGAATTACACTTGGCCATGGGATGCAGCAGTGTTCAGATTTAGAATGTGGGCCAAACGTTTACAATGGAGGGAGATCACTGATGATGAGCGACACCGCATGGGGAGAACAGCACAGTTGCTGACTGTCCAAATGTTTCAGGGTAAGGTGAAGGTGAAGGATCAGGTGAATGTGCAGTTAATGAATCCAATTGAATCAGGGGCCAACAACACGAGCCTGGAGCAGCCACAGCCAGAAGTTCAAATGAAACAAAGCGAAGAACAGCTGCAGAAGTGCCGTCATATCATCATTACCAGCCTGTCAGGAAGTACAGTCAAGAGTCTTCTGGATGGACTCCAGAGCATTCCTGTGATCAGCAGCATGGAGGCAGAGGAGATTCTGCAGAAAACCAGTGTGGTGCATGAGCAGGCAAGGTCCCTCATTGACACGGTGTTGAAGAAGGGAGACAAAGCCTCTAACATCTTGCTTAGCTTGCTTGAAAAACTCGACCCTTTCACATATGACAAGCTCGGCCTGTAA